One Vigna unguiculata cultivar IT97K-499-35 chromosome 11, ASM411807v1, whole genome shotgun sequence DNA window includes the following coding sequences:
- the LOC114170096 gene encoding L-ascorbate oxidase homolog, with product MGCSMRVCSVLFLTVLLVACARGEDPYRFYTWNVTYGDIYPLGVKQQGILINWQFPGPQIEAVTNDNLIINVFNSLDEPFLLSWNGVLQRRNSWQDGVYGTNCPIPPGQNFTYVLQVKDQIGSYFYYPSLAFHKAAGGYGGFKIASRPGIPVPFPPPAGDFTILAGDWYKRNHTDLRAILDGGSDLPFPDGLIINGRGSNAYTFTVDQGKTYRFRISNVGLTTSINFRIQGHKMTIVEVEGTHTLQNIYDSLDVHLGQTYSVLVTADQPPQDYLIVVTTRFTSQVLNATSIFRYSNSGGSVTGLFPWGPTIQVDWSLNQARSLRRNLTASGPRPNPQGSYHYGLINTTRTIRLQNSAPVINGKQRYAVNSVSFIPSDTPLKLADYYKIQGVFSLGSISDNPTGGGGYLQTSVMEADFRGFLEVVFENTEDTVESWHIDGHSFFVVGMDGGLWSQASRLSYNLRDTISRSTVQVYPKSWTALYMPLDNVGMWNVRSENWVHQYLGQQFYLRVYSPANSWRDEYPIPSNALRCGKAVGHY from the exons ATGGGGTGCTCCATGAGAGTGTGTAGTGTCTTATTTTTGACAGTGTTGTTAGTGGCATGTGCTAGAGGGGAGGACCCTTATAGGTTTTACACTTGGAATGTCACATATGGAGACATTTATCCTCTTGGTGTTAAACAACAG GGTATTTTGATAAACTGGCAATTTCCTGGGCCACAAATTGAGGCTGTGACCAATGATAACTTGATTATCAATGTTTTCAATAGCTTGGATGAACCTTTCCTCTTATCTTG GAATGGAGTGTTGCAGAGGAGAAACTCATGGCAGGATGGAGTGTATGGTACAAATTGTCCAATTCCACCAGGCCAGAACTTCACTTACGTTCTTCAAGTAAAGGATCAAATTGGTAGCTACTTCTACTACCCTTCCCTTGCATTCCACAAGGCAGCAGGAGGGTATGGTGGATTCAAAATTGCGAGCCGCCCCGGAATTCCGGTGCCTTTCCCTCCTCCGGCCGGAGATTTCACCATATTGGCCGGAGACTGGTACAAGAGAAATCATACA GATTTGAGGGCAATTTTAGATGGTGGAAGTGACCTTCCCTTCCCTGATGGACTTATCATCAATGGACGTGGTTCCAATGCCTACACTTTCACAGTTGATCAAG GCAAGACATACAGATTCAGGATTTCAAACGTGGGTCTCACAACTTCAATCAATTTCAGAATCCAAGGTCACAAAATGACAATTGTTGAGGTGGAAGGGACCCACACTCTCCAGAACATTTATGATTCACTTGATGTTCATCTGGGGCAGACTTACTCTGTGTTGGTTACAGCTGATCAACCACCCCAAGACTACCTTATAGTTGTCACAACACGATTTACCTCTCAAGTGTTGAATGCAACCTCCATTTTTCGTTACAGTAACTCTGGAGGAAGTGTTACAGGCCTTTTTCCTTGGGGACCAACTATTCAAGTTGATTGGTCTTTAAACCAAGCTCGCTCTCTTAG GAGGAATTTGACAGCAAGTGGACCAAGGCCTAATCCACAAGGATCATACCATTATGGTCTGATAAACACAACTCGTACAATTAGACTTCAAAATTCTGCTCCAGTTATCAATGGCAAACAGAGATATGCTGTGAATAGTGTCTCCTTCATACCTTCTGATACACCACTTAAACTGGCTGATTACTACAAGATCCAAGGGGTGTTCTCTCTTGGAAGTATCTCTGACAACCCCACTGGTGGTGGTGGTTACCTTCAAACTTCTGTCATGGAAGCCGATTTTCGTGGCTTTCTGGAGGTTGTGTTTGAGAATACTGAAGACACTGTGGAATCTTGGCACATTGACGGCCACAGCTTCTTTGTAGTAGG AATGGATGGAGGGCTATGGTCACAAGCAAGCAGGCTTAGTTACAATTTAAGAGATACAATTTCTCGTTCCACAGTTCAG GTTTATCCCAAGTCATGGACTGCACTTTACATGCCTTTGGACAATGTGGGAATGTGGAATGTGAGATCTGAGAATTGGGTTCATCAGTATTTGGGTCAGCAATTTTATCTGAGGGTTTATTCCCCTGCAAATTCATGGAGAGATGAGTATCCAATTCCAAGTAATGCTCTGAGGTGTGGCAAAGCTGTGGGTCACTACTAA